The proteins below are encoded in one region of Pseudomonas entomophila L48:
- a CDS encoding type I secretion system permease/ATPase, whose product MKTPRNAPGELWQALLDCRGGLGNVALFTAVINLLMLAPALYMLQVYDRVLSSGNEMTLLMLSLMVLGLFAFMGALEWLRSQVVIRLGTRLDLRLAPRVFEAASQASLAGHRDGAQQALGDLTGLRQFATGQALFAFFDAPWFPLYLLVIFLFSPWLGLLALVGAVLLAGLAWLNERLTQGPFAEAGRLSQQAVQQASGSLRNAEAIAAMGMLDGVRQRWSVLQHGFLGQQNLGSERTAAITAVSKVVRLALQSLVLGLGAWLALEHLITPGMMIAGSILMARVLAPIDQLIAVWRQWGAARQSYERLDTLLRTFPPQVEGMALPAPRGGLRVEQLAALVPGSQRPCLSGLGFDLAAGESLGLIGASGSGKTTLARLLVGAARPAAGRVCLDGADLNQWSRAALGRHIGYLPQDVQLFAGSIGDNIARLGPVDAEQVVAAAQLAGVHDLILKLPQGYDTLLGEGGAGLSGGQRQRIGLARALYGLPALVVLDEPNANLDEAGEKALLAALAELKAQARTVVMISHKSSLLVGLDKLLVLQGGQMQNFGPTARVLQGSARGPATPAPGAGRSSVSYSFNQGSQRS is encoded by the coding sequence ATGAAGACACCCCGCAACGCCCCGGGCGAGTTGTGGCAGGCCCTGCTGGATTGCCGTGGCGGGCTGGGCAATGTCGCCCTGTTCACCGCCGTCATCAATCTGCTGATGCTGGCGCCGGCCCTGTACATGCTGCAGGTGTACGACCGGGTGCTGTCTTCCGGCAACGAGATGACCTTGCTGATGCTCAGCCTGATGGTGCTGGGCCTGTTCGCCTTCATGGGCGCGCTGGAGTGGTTGCGCAGCCAGGTGGTGATCCGCCTGGGCACACGGCTTGACCTGCGCCTGGCGCCACGGGTGTTCGAGGCCGCCAGCCAGGCCAGCCTGGCCGGGCATCGGGACGGCGCGCAACAGGCCCTGGGCGACCTGACCGGGCTGCGCCAGTTCGCCACCGGCCAGGCCTTGTTCGCCTTCTTCGACGCGCCGTGGTTTCCGCTCTACTTGCTGGTGATCTTCCTGTTCAGCCCGTGGCTCGGGCTGTTGGCGCTGGTCGGCGCGGTGCTGTTGGCGGGCCTGGCCTGGCTCAACGAGCGCCTGACCCAAGGGCCGTTCGCCGAGGCCGGGCGTTTGTCCCAACAGGCCGTGCAGCAGGCCTCGGGCAGCCTGCGCAATGCGGAGGCGATCGCCGCCATGGGCATGCTCGACGGTGTGCGTCAGCGCTGGAGCGTGTTGCAGCACGGCTTTCTCGGCCAGCAGAACCTGGGCAGCGAACGCACTGCGGCGATCACCGCAGTGTCCAAGGTGGTGCGCCTGGCCTTGCAATCCCTGGTGCTGGGGTTGGGTGCCTGGCTGGCGCTGGAACACCTGATCACCCCCGGCATGATGATCGCCGGTTCCATTCTCATGGCCCGGGTGCTGGCGCCGATCGACCAGTTGATCGCGGTGTGGCGCCAGTGGGGTGCTGCGCGCCAATCCTACGAGCGTCTGGACACGCTGCTGCGGACCTTCCCGCCCCAGGTCGAGGGCATGGCGCTGCCCGCGCCACGAGGTGGGTTGAGAGTGGAGCAATTGGCGGCTCTGGTGCCGGGCAGCCAGCGCCCTTGCCTGAGTGGCCTGGGGTTTGACCTGGCGGCCGGGGAGTCGCTGGGCCTGATCGGTGCCTCCGGCTCCGGCAAGACCACCCTGGCCCGCCTGCTGGTCGGCGCCGCTCGCCCGGCCGCGGGCCGGGTCTGCCTGGATGGCGCCGACCTGAACCAGTGGTCACGGGCAGCGCTGGGCCGGCATATCGGCTACCTGCCCCAGGATGTCCAGCTGTTTGCCGGCAGCATCGGCGACAACATCGCCCGCCTCGGGCCGGTGGATGCCGAACAGGTTGTGGCGGCGGCGCAACTGGCCGGCGTGCACGATCTGATCCTCAAGTTGCCCCAGGGCTACGACACGCTGCTGGGCGAGGGGGGCGCCGGCCTCTCCGGCGGGCAGCGCCAGCGCATCGGGCTGGCACGGGCGCTGTACGGCCTGCCGGCGCTGGTGGTGCTGGACGAGCCCAACGCGAACCTTGACGAGGCGGGTGAAAAAGCCTTGCTGGCCGCGCTGGCCGAACTCAAGGCGCAGGCGCGCACCGTCGTGATGATCAGCCACAAGTCCAGCCTGTTGGTCGGGCTGGACAAACTGCTGGTGTTGCAGGGCGGGCAGATGCAGAACTTCGGCCCGACCGCGCGGGTGCTGCAAGGCTCGGCGCGGGGGCCTGCCACACCGGCACCAGGGGCTGGGCGCAGCAGTGTCAGCTACAGCTTCAACCAAGGCAGCCAGAGATCCTGA
- a CDS encoding TonB-dependent receptor, whose protein sequence is MSTPRQQPLRPLGRLALAGSLAFASCTLPMGIGMAQAAPQQSTAKRNLIQFDIPAQALDSAVLAYAEQSGVQVFFDSRKLAGLRSDGLQGSHEAEEGLRQLLRGNPVRYHFSAVGQVGLERIPQADEALELGATHVESNRDGDWVYQAPRSVSVITREQIEQRAPRHAADLLEQTAGVYTAVNQRDPGLSVNIRGVQDYGRVNMNIDGMRQNFNVNGHQQRNGVMFIDPEFIQGVEIDKGTSAGMGGAGVIGGIASFNTVQASDLLAPGKDIGGRLRAGHGIGELGNGTYFNGSALFAIGNERGDILLGHSERHFGNYRSGTQNADNLGTQIRGKLENREAWKSWLDGEVGAMDSVTRSQLFKLGLNLTDDQRVQLSYFETDTDSKDAWTYNDSTRNRYYYQVTGSNDINAKNAALDYSYSPDNDLVDFKAKLYYVTTRQDRWNADNMASASTGNRVEAYSDRFQTDTWGLQLQNTSRWHLGQADTLSFNYGTELFQDSFRPSTERVAAANEVESLPYVQGANPKGKRVMASLFGNLTYEHDDWLTLDAGLRYDRYRLTGKTGVTTWMYPEGVTDVGLSRRQTHMIFDEDTEEGRFSPTFGIAVKPGPEWLQVYTRWGRGWRPPAVTEVFMSGRPHAGGSAEMVYPNPFLKAEESHNWELGVNIFKESLLRDGDRFGAKVAYFDTRIDNFSFLDTNVSLPGSSVAGIALGRSAYQNNLETTRFRGVEYSLDYDAGDYYGQLSYTHMIGSNDFCSNQFYMGGAQRLVSAGTIMRPVRVGNRVIMLPVRVSRAESAADTNAVVSCGDIMGNASYMPADRGALTLGMRLLDRSLDVGMRLRYSEGNGENLKSHTYNKIDQAQWPKYQVYDLYASYWMTPSVNLSLSLENATDEAYFVAMGDGNNLSLARGRTLSGMFEYRF, encoded by the coding sequence GTGAGCACGCCACGACAACAACCTCTGCGCCCTTTGGGTCGCCTCGCCCTGGCCGGTAGCCTGGCATTCGCAAGCTGCACCTTGCCGATGGGGATCGGCATGGCGCAGGCCGCGCCCCAGCAGAGCACCGCCAAGCGCAACCTGATCCAGTTCGACATTCCGGCCCAGGCGCTCGACAGCGCGGTACTCGCCTACGCCGAGCAGTCAGGCGTGCAGGTGTTCTTCGACAGCCGCAAGCTGGCCGGCCTGCGCAGTGATGGGCTGCAGGGCAGCCACGAGGCCGAGGAAGGCTTGCGCCAACTGTTGCGTGGCAACCCGGTGCGCTACCACTTCAGTGCTGTCGGGCAGGTCGGCCTGGAGCGAATTCCCCAGGCAGACGAAGCACTGGAACTGGGGGCCACCCATGTCGAGTCGAACCGTGACGGCGACTGGGTGTACCAGGCGCCGCGCTCGGTCAGCGTGATCACCCGCGAGCAGATCGAGCAGCGTGCGCCACGCCATGCCGCCGACCTGCTGGAACAGACTGCCGGCGTATATACCGCGGTCAACCAGCGCGACCCGGGGTTGTCGGTGAACATCCGCGGCGTGCAGGACTACGGCCGGGTCAACATGAACATCGACGGCATGCGCCAGAACTTCAACGTCAACGGCCACCAGCAGCGCAACGGTGTGATGTTCATCGACCCGGAGTTCATCCAGGGCGTCGAGATCGACAAGGGCACTTCCGCCGGCATGGGCGGCGCCGGGGTCATCGGCGGCATCGCCAGCTTCAATACCGTCCAGGCCAGCGACCTGCTCGCCCCCGGCAAGGACATCGGCGGCCGCCTGCGCGCCGGCCACGGTATCGGTGAGCTGGGCAACGGCACCTACTTCAATGGCAGCGCGCTGTTCGCCATTGGCAACGAGCGGGGCGACATCCTGCTCGGCCACAGCGAGCGGCACTTTGGCAACTATCGCAGCGGCACGCAGAACGCCGATAACCTGGGCACGCAGATCCGCGGCAAGCTGGAGAACCGCGAAGCCTGGAAAAGCTGGCTCGACGGTGAAGTCGGGGCGATGGACAGCGTGACCCGCTCGCAATTGTTCAAGCTCGGCCTGAACCTGACTGACGACCAGCGCGTGCAATTGAGCTACTTCGAGACCGACACCGACAGCAAGGACGCCTGGACCTACAACGACAGTACGCGCAATCGCTACTACTACCAGGTCACCGGCAGCAACGACATCAACGCGAAGAACGCTGCTCTCGACTACAGCTACAGCCCCGACAACGACCTGGTCGATTTCAAGGCCAAGCTGTACTACGTGACCACCCGTCAGGACCGCTGGAACGCCGACAACATGGCCAGCGCCAGCACCGGCAACCGTGTCGAGGCCTACAGCGACCGCTTCCAGACCGACACCTGGGGCCTGCAGTTGCAGAACACCTCGCGCTGGCACCTGGGGCAAGCCGACACCCTGAGCTTCAACTATGGCACCGAGTTGTTCCAGGACAGCTTCCGCCCCAGCACCGAGCGTGTCGCCGCCGCCAACGAGGTGGAGTCGCTGCCCTATGTGCAGGGCGCCAACCCCAAGGGCAAGCGGGTGATGGCCAGCCTGTTCGGCAACCTCACCTACGAGCACGACGACTGGCTGACCCTGGACGCCGGGCTGCGTTATGACCGCTACCGCCTGACCGGCAAGACCGGCGTCACCACCTGGATGTACCCCGAAGGGGTCACCGATGTCGGGCTGAGCCGTCGGCAGACCCACATGATCTTCGACGAGGACACTGAGGAAGGGCGTTTTTCGCCGACCTTCGGCATTGCCGTGAAACCGGGGCCGGAATGGCTGCAGGTGTACACCCGCTGGGGCCGTGGCTGGCGCCCGCCGGCAGTCACCGAAGTGTTCATGAGCGGCCGCCCGCATGCTGGTGGCAGCGCCGAGATGGTCTACCCCAACCCGTTCCTCAAGGCCGAGGAGTCGCACAACTGGGAGCTGGGCGTGAACATCTTCAAGGAATCGCTGCTGCGCGACGGCGACCGCTTCGGCGCCAAGGTCGCCTACTTCGACACGCGTATCGACAACTTCTCGTTCCTCGACACCAACGTCTCGCTGCCCGGCAGCAGCGTGGCTGGCATCGCCCTGGGGCGCTCGGCGTACCAGAACAACCTGGAGACCACCCGCTTTCGTGGCGTGGAGTACAGCCTGGACTATGACGCCGGCGACTACTACGGCCAGCTCAGCTACACCCACATGATCGGCAGCAATGACTTCTGCTCGAACCAGTTCTACATGGGCGGCGCCCAGCGTCTGGTCAGTGCCGGCACCATCATGCGCCCGGTACGGGTGGGCAACCGCGTCATCATGCTCCCGGTCCGTGTGTCGCGGGCCGAGTCCGCCGCCGACACCAATGCAGTCGTCAGCTGCGGTGACATCATGGGCAACGCCTCCTACATGCCGGCCGACCGTGGCGCGCTGACACTGGGCATGCGCCTGCTCGACCGCAGTCTGGATGTGGGCATGCGCCTGCGCTACAGCGAGGGCAATGGCGAGAACCTCAAGAGCCACACCTACAACAAGATCGACCAGGCCCAGTGGCCCAAGTACCAGGTCTACGACCTCTACGCCAGCTACTGGATGACCCCGAGCGTCAACCTCTCATTGTCGCTGGAGAACGCCACCGACGAGGCCTATTTCGTGGCCATGGGCGACGGCAACAACCTGTCGCTGGCCCGTGGCCGCACCTTGAGCGGGATGTTCGAGTACCGCTTCTGA
- a CDS encoding TolC family outer membrane protein, whose protein sequence is MPVRLLLPMLLFGLSLPVQALDLGDAYALALRNDPTLKAAVAEHAAGLEHLAIGRAGLLPNLSYRYNRARNDSEVTQRSQFGDITTQRDYRSYTSTLTLQQPLFDYAAWSEYRRGAAQAALADERFRGRGQELMVRLFGAYSEALFAQEQIALAQAQRRTYAEQLSLNERLLKGGEGTRTDVLETRARYELAQAQEIESADNLDAALRALQAIIGETVAVDDLAPMLPDFSVQPLSPARFEPWRDLAVAHNAELASQRHGLEVAEQNVEHQRAGHLPTLSAYVSKGISSSSSESSYNQRYDTDTVGLQVSVPLFAGGGVAASVRQARAQRDAAGHELDAQLLETVNQLRRQFNLCASSTAKIRAYGLAVNAAAALVQATRKSVRGGERVNLDVLDAEQQLFGARRDLAQARHEYLRAWLQLRYLAGVLDVTDLNALNRYFAAHG, encoded by the coding sequence ATGCCCGTGCGCCTGTTGTTGCCGATGTTGCTGTTCGGCCTGAGCCTGCCCGTGCAAGCCCTGGACCTGGGCGACGCCTACGCCCTGGCCCTGCGCAACGATCCGACCCTGAAGGCCGCGGTCGCCGAGCACGCCGCCGGGCTCGAGCACCTGGCGATTGGCCGTGCCGGGCTGCTGCCCAACCTGTCGTACCGCTACAACCGTGCGCGCAACGACTCCGAGGTGACCCAGCGCAGCCAGTTCGGGGATATCACCACCCAGCGCGACTACCGCAGCTACACCTCCACCCTGACCTTGCAGCAGCCGCTGTTCGACTATGCCGCCTGGAGCGAGTACCGCCGTGGCGCGGCCCAGGCGGCGTTGGCCGACGAACGCTTTCGCGGGCGTGGCCAGGAGCTGATGGTGCGGCTGTTCGGCGCCTACAGCGAGGCACTGTTCGCCCAGGAGCAGATTGCCCTGGCCCAGGCCCAGCGGCGTACCTACGCCGAGCAACTGAGCCTCAACGAGCGCCTGCTCAAGGGCGGCGAGGGGACCCGCACCGATGTCCTGGAAACCCGTGCCCGCTACGAGCTGGCCCAGGCCCAGGAGATCGAGTCCGCTGACAACCTCGACGCGGCGCTGCGGGCATTGCAGGCGATCATCGGCGAGACGGTGGCCGTCGACGACCTGGCGCCGATGCTGCCGGACTTCAGTGTCCAGCCGTTGTCCCCTGCGCGGTTCGAGCCCTGGCGCGACCTGGCCGTGGCCCATAACGCCGAGCTTGCCAGCCAGCGCCATGGGCTGGAGGTGGCCGAGCAGAACGTCGAGCACCAGCGCGCCGGTCACCTGCCGACGCTCAGTGCCTATGTCAGCAAGGGCATTTCCAGTTCAAGTTCCGAGAGCAGCTATAACCAGCGCTATGACACCGACACGGTCGGCTTGCAGGTGAGCGTGCCGCTGTTCGCCGGGGGCGGTGTCGCGGCCTCGGTGCGCCAGGCCCGGGCGCAGCGCGATGCCGCTGGGCACGAACTGGACGCGCAGTTGCTTGAGACGGTCAACCAGCTGCGCCGGCAGTTCAACCTGTGTGCCAGCAGCACGGCGAAGATCCGCGCCTATGGCCTGGCGGTGAACGCCGCGGCGGCGCTTGTGCAGGCCACGCGCAAGAGCGTGCGCGGCGGAGAGCGGGTCAACCTTGACGTGCTGGACGCCGAGCAGCAGTTGTTCGGTGCTCGGCGTGACTTGGCCCAGGCGCGGCATGAGTACCTGCGCGCCTGGCTGCAGTTGCGTTATCTGGCGGGGGTGCTGGATGTCACCGACCTGAATGCGCTGAACCGCTACTTCGCGGCACACGGCTGA
- a CDS encoding FecR family protein, whose amino-acid sequence MSSQNEQAIREQAAEWVVLQGAGPLSTAQQQALERWCGSDSRHAQAYALAQATWADLGQLASLPATGQAHRGAIRPARVPRRHRPRLRRLVACVATVLLAVLAVQQGPQAWLGWRADYLTGTGEVRQVTLPDGSQVDLDSRSAIQVAFDERERRIRLLTGEAIFTAAPVSAAEQRPFVVEYAGATSRALGTRFVVGAAGEGGWVGMLEHSVAVELLAPPTQGKARQVLEQGDSLRYDQQAGVRPWPRHDLRRATDWQRGVLVFERQPLAEVVARLNHYRDGRLMVMNEALARREVSGVFRLDNLGAAANVLADELKARRFELPGVTVIY is encoded by the coding sequence AGCAGCCAGAACGAGCAAGCCATCCGCGAGCAGGCCGCCGAGTGGGTGGTGCTGCAGGGCGCCGGCCCCCTGAGCACCGCGCAGCAGCAGGCGCTCGAGCGGTGGTGCGGCAGTGACTCGCGTCACGCCCAAGCTTATGCGTTGGCCCAGGCTACCTGGGCCGACCTGGGCCAACTGGCGAGCCTTCCGGCCACTGGCCAGGCCCACCGAGGCGCAATACGCCCCGCCAGGGTGCCCCGTCGGCACCGCCCGCGCTTGCGCAGGCTGGTTGCCTGCGTGGCAACGGTGCTGCTGGCGGTGCTGGCCGTGCAGCAAGGGCCGCAGGCCTGGCTGGGCTGGCGTGCCGACTATCTCACCGGCACCGGCGAGGTGCGTCAGGTGACCCTGCCCGATGGCAGCCAGGTCGACCTGGACAGCCGCAGTGCCATTCAGGTCGCCTTCGACGAACGGGAGCGGCGCATCCGTTTGCTGACGGGCGAAGCGATCTTCACCGCCGCCCCCGTCAGCGCCGCCGAGCAACGGCCATTCGTGGTCGAGTACGCGGGCGCCACCAGCCGCGCCCTGGGCACCCGCTTCGTGGTCGGCGCGGCGGGCGAGGGCGGCTGGGTCGGCATGCTCGAACACAGCGTCGCCGTGGAGTTGCTGGCACCGCCCACGCAGGGCAAGGCCCGCCAGGTGCTGGAGCAGGGCGACAGCCTGCGCTACGACCAGCAGGCCGGCGTGCGGCCCTGGCCACGGCATGACCTGCGCCGGGCCACCGATTGGCAGCGCGGGGTGCTGGTGTTCGAACGCCAGCCGTTGGCCGAAGTGGTGGCACGGCTCAATCACTACCGTGATGGGCGGCTGATGGTGATGAACGAAGCGTTGGCACGCCGCGAGGTCAGCGGTGTATTCCGCCTCGACAACCTTGGCGCGGCGGCCAATGTCCTGGCCGACGAGCTCAAGGCCAGACGTTTCGAGCTGCCTGGCGTGACCGTGATCTACTGA
- a CDS encoding HlyD family type I secretion periplasmic adaptor subunit, which produces MSVHPLFSQPSAAQAPLPLRDDARGPARAGRWLVLVGLGGFLLWGALAPLDKGVPVSGNVVVAGSRQAVQHPTGGVIEQLLVRDGDQVLTGQVLLRLDATQAQAQQGSLHVQYVNARAGEARLLAERDGSAVIEFPTALREQAATPWVAAALEAQRQLFGSRRQALETELAGLGESIAGAQASLQGLQGTLASKQAQRDALDEQLKGLRELASDGYIPRNRLLDSERLLAQVNGSIAEDLGAIGRTQRQVQELKLRAVQRRQEFQNDVRQQLSERQASAEDLGNRLRGAEFELAHTQVRAPASGTVVGLSVFTNGGVIARGQPLMEIVPANAPLLVDARASVELVDRLKPGLPVELLFVAFNQSTTPRVAGEVTLVSADRLLDDKTQQPYYQVRIKVSEEGLRQLAGLDIRPGMPVEAFVRTGERSLLNYLFKPLADRVHVALAEE; this is translated from the coding sequence ATGAGCGTGCATCCATTGTTTTCCCAACCGTCCGCCGCTCAGGCGCCACTGCCCCTGCGCGATGACGCCCGTGGGCCGGCCCGCGCAGGGCGCTGGCTGGTGCTCGTCGGCCTGGGTGGTTTCCTGTTGTGGGGCGCGCTCGCGCCGTTGGACAAGGGCGTGCCGGTCAGCGGTAACGTGGTGGTGGCTGGCAGCCGCCAGGCGGTGCAGCACCCCACGGGTGGCGTGATCGAACAACTGCTGGTGCGCGACGGTGACCAGGTGCTGACCGGGCAGGTGCTGTTGCGCCTGGACGCCACCCAGGCCCAGGCCCAGCAGGGCTCGTTGCATGTCCAATACGTCAATGCCCGCGCAGGCGAGGCGCGCCTGCTGGCTGAGCGCGACGGCAGCGCGGTGATCGAGTTTCCCACGGCGCTGCGCGAGCAAGCGGCCACACCGTGGGTGGCTGCAGCCCTGGAGGCCCAGCGGCAATTGTTCGGCAGCCGCCGCCAGGCACTGGAGACGGAGCTGGCTGGCCTGGGCGAGAGCATCGCGGGCGCCCAGGCGTCGTTGCAGGGCTTGCAGGGCACGCTGGCCAGCAAGCAGGCCCAGCGCGATGCCCTCGACGAACAGCTCAAAGGCCTGCGCGAGCTGGCCAGCGATGGTTACATCCCGCGCAATCGCCTGCTCGACAGCGAGCGCCTGTTGGCCCAGGTCAACGGTTCGATTGCCGAGGACCTGGGGGCGATCGGTCGCACCCAGCGCCAGGTGCAGGAGCTTAAATTGCGCGCCGTGCAGCGCCGGCAGGAATTCCAGAACGATGTACGCCAGCAACTGAGCGAACGGCAGGCCAGCGCCGAAGACCTGGGCAACCGCCTGCGTGGCGCCGAGTTCGAGCTGGCCCACACCCAGGTGCGCGCACCGGCCAGCGGCACCGTGGTCGGCTTGAGTGTCTTCACCAATGGCGGCGTGATCGCCCGCGGCCAGCCGCTGATGGAGATCGTGCCCGCCAATGCGCCGCTGCTGGTGGATGCGCGGGCTTCGGTGGAACTGGTCGACCGCCTCAAGCCCGGCTTGCCGGTCGAGTTGCTGTTCGTCGCGTTCAACCAGAGCACCACGCCACGGGTGGCGGGGGAGGTGACCCTGGTCTCGGCCGACCGCCTGCTCGACGACAAGACCCAGCAACCTTATTACCAGGTGCGCATCAAGGTCAGTGAAGAGGGCCTGCGCCAGTTGGCCGGGCTCGACATCCGTCCAGGCATGCCGGTGGAGGCCTTCGTGCGCACCGGCGAACGCTCGCTGCTCAACTACCTGTTCAAACCGTTGGCCGACCGGGTGCATGTCGCCCTGGCGGAGGAGTGA
- a CDS encoding heme acquisition protein HasA yields MTISVNYDAAFASSTIDDYLAFWSAGFVTAGHGYSNTGGFSNGTYDGDQYATHGRNSSDYAFIADSNNANGLHYVFDPSKAPGDNLNHYLWGSLDNVSLGEVLGGGSGSDFTLGNYVVNFNGLDLDAAHGAGRAGNEVQTVIYGLMQGNTAGLEGVLDTLLASYGVSTNDTFDVVAAALGGASGAASAQAVGVQALPEDLALAA; encoded by the coding sequence ATGACTATTTCCGTTAACTATGACGCCGCCTTCGCCAGCTCGACCATCGACGACTACCTGGCGTTCTGGAGCGCCGGCTTCGTCACCGCAGGCCACGGCTACAGCAACACCGGCGGCTTCAGCAACGGCACCTACGATGGCGACCAGTACGCCACCCACGGTCGCAACAGCTCGGACTACGCGTTCATCGCCGACAGCAACAACGCCAACGGCCTGCACTATGTGTTCGACCCGAGCAAGGCGCCGGGCGACAACCTCAACCACTACCTGTGGGGTTCGCTGGACAACGTCTCGCTGGGTGAAGTCCTGGGTGGCGGCAGCGGCAGCGACTTCACCCTGGGCAACTACGTGGTGAACTTCAATGGCCTGGACCTGGACGCCGCCCATGGCGCCGGGCGTGCCGGCAACGAAGTGCAGACCGTGATCTACGGCCTGATGCAGGGCAATACCGCAGGGCTGGAAGGCGTGCTGGACACCCTGCTGGCCAGCTACGGCGTGTCGACCAACGACACCTTCGACGTGGTGGCCGCAGCCCTGGGCGGCGCTTCCGGCGCAGCTTCCGCGCAGGCCGTGGGCGTGCAGGCACTGCCTGAGGACCTGGCCCTGGCCGCCTGA